A stretch of Mucilaginibacter terrae DNA encodes these proteins:
- a CDS encoding sterol desaturase family protein, giving the protein MKKNYVSNSSESVRMFKSDFMEALSKVHWTVPLYVFIPIIGFLCYWAFTHTTVTIAGFFGLMVAGLAFWTFAEYILHRFVFHFVPKAEWALRIHFIFHGVHHDYPSDAKRLVMPPSASIPMATILFLLFNWILPEGYIYSFFPGFLIGYLIYDISHYAIHHFNFKGGMWKAIKQHHMLHHYQDPSKGYGVSSPIWDKVFGSDFMKKAK; this is encoded by the coding sequence ATGAAAAAGAATTACGTTTCCAACTCGAGTGAATCTGTACGAATGTTTAAAAGCGACTTTATGGAGGCGCTTTCAAAAGTACATTGGACAGTGCCTTTATATGTGTTTATACCCATTATAGGCTTTTTATGTTATTGGGCATTTACCCATACCACTGTTACCATTGCCGGCTTTTTTGGCCTCATGGTAGCCGGTTTAGCATTCTGGACTTTTGCCGAATACATTTTGCACCGCTTTGTTTTTCACTTTGTGCCTAAGGCCGAGTGGGCATTACGTATACACTTTATATTTCATGGTGTGCATCATGATTACCCAAGCGATGCCAAGCGTTTGGTAATGCCGCCATCGGCCAGTATACCTATGGCTACTATCTTATTCCTGTTGTTTAACTGGATCTTACCAGAGGGATATATCTACTCGTTTTTCCCGGGCTTTTTAATAGGTTACTTAATTTACGATATATCGCACTACGCTATACATCACTTTAACTTTAAAGGCGGGATGTGGAAAGCCATTAAACAGCACCACATGTTGCACCATTACCAGGACCCCAGCAAAGGTTACGGCGTAAGCTCACCAATTTGGGATAAGGTGTTTGGTTCTGATTTTATGAAGAAGGCAAAATGA
- a CDS encoding DUF4833 domain-containing protein, with protein sequence MKNILFTIGGLLILIATANTASAHTIPADTTKNIHTLPGNPYPALPANVERLFYVQRTPNANTIVYELNIDKDGKIDEDEPVHPYWIRYHDKGEKADLNFIQRKFAYGVNSKALGNGKFDIRFVSYKKFPLTLMKAADGKYHIFATIAQRQLIVNRIFLRIEGGSFWVPNVRFVEFKGSDPVTGKEVTERFKP encoded by the coding sequence ATGAAAAATATCCTATTTACTATAGGTGGCTTATTAATACTAATAGCTACCGCAAATACTGCATCGGCACATACAATACCGGCCGATACTACTAAAAACATTCATACCTTACCCGGAAACCCTTACCCGGCCCTCCCGGCAAACGTAGAGCGATTATTTTATGTGCAACGTACGCCCAACGCTAATACTATTGTTTACGAGTTGAACATTGATAAAGACGGTAAGATAGACGAGGACGAACCCGTACATCCTTACTGGATAAGGTATCATGATAAAGGCGAAAAGGCTGATCTGAATTTTATTCAGCGCAAATTTGCCTACGGAGTTAACTCAAAAGCATTGGGCAACGGAAAGTTTGACATCAGATTTGTGTCATACAAAAAATTTCCGCTCACCCTGATGAAGGCTGCTGACGGAAAATATCATATCTTCGCAACTATTGCACAACGCCAGCTCATAGTCAACCGAATTTTCCTTAGAATAGAGGGAGGCTCTTTTTGGGTTCCTAATGTGCGATTTGTAGAATTTAAAGGATCAGACCCGGTAACCGGTAAAGAAGTTACCGAGCGTTTTAAACCTTGA
- a CDS encoding CDP-alcohol phosphatidyltransferase family protein, with product MAQQTSLRNNLQLGIYRVIDPFVKVLIKVGLTPNAVTLIGFILNIGVAAVFIWGAEEGTRDNLNEVGWAGALILFAGLFDMLDGQVARLGNMKSVFGALFDSVLDRYSELIMFLGICYYLVANHYFLSSIFAFIALIGSMMVSYVRARAEGLGVEIKGGLMQRPERVVTIGLFALICGIASTYMGGDYKLYVPGIKYHVFETMSIFTFPITVLAVLTNLTAFRRLMDAKKALDEAENQA from the coding sequence ATGGCACAACAAACATCACTGCGTAACAACCTTCAGCTGGGCATCTACCGCGTAATCGACCCTTTTGTAAAGGTGTTAATTAAAGTAGGGCTTACGCCAAATGCGGTAACACTCATAGGTTTTATTTTAAATATTGGTGTTGCAGCCGTATTTATTTGGGGTGCCGAAGAAGGTACACGCGATAACTTGAACGAAGTGGGATGGGCCGGCGCACTTATTTTGTTTGCCGGTTTGTTTGATATGTTAGACGGGCAGGTAGCCCGCCTGGGTAACATGAAATCGGTATTCGGTGCCTTGTTCGATTCGGTTTTAGACCGTTACAGTGAGCTGATCATGTTTCTGGGTATTTGCTATTACCTGGTGGCCAATCACTACTTCCTGAGCTCTATATTTGCTTTTATTGCCCTCATTGGTTCTATGATGGTAAGTTATGTACGCGCCCGTGCCGAAGGTTTGGGTGTTGAAATAAAAGGTGGTTTAATGCAGCGCCCTGAGCGTGTGGTAACCATTGGTTTGTTTGCCCTTATTTGCGGCATAGCATCAACCTATATGGGTGGCGATTATAAATTATATGTTCCGGGTATCAAATATCACGTGTTCGAAACCATGTCGATATTTACCTTTCCTATTACCGTTTTAGCCGTTTTAACCAATTTAACAGCTTTCAGGCGTTTAATGGATGCCAAAAAAGCGTTAGACGAAGCTGAGAACCAAGCTTAA